The genomic window TCCTCTACCTGCGTCAGAAGCGCTATCTTGCCGAGCATGTGGTCTTTGCGCTCAACATCCACACCTTCTTCTTCATCGGCCTGCTGATCGCCGTGGCGCTGCAATGGGCAACCAGGGGGCTGCTGCCCGGAAAGTGGGTGCTGCTCGCATTATGGCTTGGCTACAGCCTCCACTTCCTGCTGGCCTTGAAGCGGATGTATCAGCAGAGCTGGACCACAACCATTATAAAGTCTGCGTTGATTACAGGAACTTATATGGTCGCGCTGATGGGGGCGGGGCTCTATTTGCTGATCGCGGCAATGATATCCTAAGACAAGGGCTTGACAGCGGTGGTGTATTACCCACATAGTACACCAGATCACACAGGACACGCTCAGTCATGACCCAAAACTGGCGCGAAGACCAACCCATATACCGGCAGATCCGCGACCGGATCATCGACGGCATTCTGGAGGGCACCTTCAAGGAAGGAGAGGCCCTTCCCAGCGTCCGTACGGTGGCTGTCGAGTTGCAGGTTAATCCGCTGACGGTTTCCAAGGCCTATCAGGAATTGCAGCAGGCGGGTGTCGCCGAGCCGCGGCGCGGCCTCGGGCTCTTCGTCATGCCCGGCGCGCGGCGGCAGTTGCAGTCGGCCGAGCGGGAGAATTTTCTGTCCAAGGAATGGCCGGAAATCGCGGCCCGCATCCGGCGTCTCGGCTTGTCTCTTGAAGACCTGCTGGAGGCCGAGGGCACGCAAGGGGGTGAACAATGATTGTGGAAGCAAACGGACTGGCCAAGCGCTACGGCCAAATCCAGGCGCTGAAGCCGACAAGCTTTTCCATTCCGCCCGGCCGCATCGTCGGCATCATCGGGCCGAACGGCGCAGGCAAGAGCACGCTGGTCAATGCGCTGCTCGGCCTCATCAACCATGAAGGCTCGCTGCGGGTGCTGGACCGCGATCCGCTGAAGGATCGCGCCAGCCTGATGCACGAGGTCAGCTACATCGCCGACGTGGCGACCCTGCCCCGCTGGATCCGGGTGAAGGACCTGCTCTCCATCGTCGAGGGCATCCACCCCCGCTTCGACCGGCGCAAGGCGGAAGACCGGCTTGCCCGCACTACGGTGCGGCCGACGGCGCGGGTGCGCGAACTCTCCAAGGGCATGATCGTCCAGCTGCACCTGGCCATCGTCCTGTCCATCGATGCCCGCCTCCTGGTGTTGGACGAGCCGACCCTCGGCCTCGATCTCATCAACCGGCGCAGCTTCTACGACGCCATCCTCAGCGACTTCTTCGATGAGACCCGCTCCATCATCGTCACCACCCATCAGGTGGAGGAGATCGAGCACGTTCTCACCCACGTCATGATGATGCGCCAGGGCGAAGTGGTGCTTGATGCCAGCATCGACGAACTGAGCGAGCGCTTCGCCGCCGTCGATGTGCCGGACAGCCGGAAAGCCGAAGCCGAGGCCCTGCGGCCGGTCTATTCCCGCCGCGCCATCGGCCGCACCAGCTATGTCTTCGACTCCGCGCCGCAGGATCGTCTGGCGGCCTTGGGCGAGCCGCGCCGCGTCTCGCTGGCCGATCTGTTCGTCGCTACCGTCCAGCCGAAGGGAGAGGCCGAATGAAAGCCTTCCTGAGCCTCCTGAAATCCGAGCATCTGGAACACCGCGCCGGACAGCTGTGGACGCCGGTGATCGTCAGCGCCATCCTGCTCGTGCTGCTGCTGGGCGGCATGCTCTACGAGGGTTCGATGCTGATTAACGTGACCCTTGAAGACACTAACGTGGACGTGCGGTCGGTGGAAGACGTCCTCGAGGCCATCCGGACCGACTTGGGACCTGAAAAGGCCAAGCCAGTGCTGCAGGCGATCGCCTTCAGCTCCACCTACATCGCGCTTCTGCCCGTCCTGCTGATCGCGGCCCTCGCCAGCTACTTCATCATGCTGAGCAGCATGCACAGCGAGCGAGCGGACCGCTCGGTGCTGTTCTGGAAATCCATGCCGGTCAGCGATCTCAAGGTAGCCGTGGCCAAGTTTCTTTCGTCATCGCTCGGCACCCTGCTCTTTGCCGCCGCCGTCGGCATCGCGACCGCGCTCATCACCGCGATCTGCTACGCCGTGGCAGGCTCCACCGCCACCGCCACGCCGGAATGGCAGTCCGCCATCCATCCCGCCGTCATCGGCTCCACGGCGCTGCTCGCCATCGCCACTTGCCTGTTCTATGTGCTGTGGGCCGCGCCGGTCTATGGCTGGATCCTGCTGGCCTCGGCCTGGGCGCCGCGCTCGCCGCTGCTGTACACGGCCATTCCGCCGGTAGCCATCGGCATCCTTGAGGTGCTGACCACGCGCTCGGGCAGCTGGCTGATGCGCGAGATTGGCACGCGCGTCAGCGGCTCCATGCTGCACATCGACCTTCCGCTCGGTAATGTTCTCTACTCCCCCTCCGGCCTTGCCGGAATGCTGATGAACCAGATCGCCACCATGGCGGCGAGCGCCGCAAGCCCACGCTTCTGGCTGGGCCTGGTCTTCACGGTGCTGTGCATCTGGGGGACCAGCGAAATCCGCCGCCGTCGAATTGCCTGATCCAGCGGTAAATTTTCATCAAATGAAGCTTATCCATACGAATATACAGTTTATTTAGACTAAAGTTGTGCGCCTACCGAAACTGATGCAGGCGGGCCGGTTCCCGACGAACCGGCCCGCTGCGGTTCATGTGAAAGGAGGTGGCGATGGATTATTACACGCGAGTGTGCGGCTTCCTTGAGGACATCAGGGCCGTTCGCACGGAGAAGGAGCTGACCAGGCTCGTCGCCCAGGTCCTCCAGGAATTCGGCTTTCGTCACTACGCCATTATCAGCCATGTGGACCTGCTGGCGCCGCCACAGGGCGCAGTGCGGATCATCGACTATCCGCAGAGCTGGAAAGAGCGCAGCGCCCAGCAGCGCTACTTTGCGGATGATCCCGTCCTCCTCACCGCCCAGCGGATGGCCCTGCCCTTCACCTGGGAAGACATTCCCCGCCACCTCGATCTCACCCGCCGCCAGCAGGCCATTCTGGAGGAAGCCCGCGCCGCCGGCCTTGCCCACGGTTACACCGTGCCCATCCACGTGCCGGGGCAGGTCTCCGGCTCCTGCTCCTTTTCCTACGAGGCGGAGGCGGTGGACCCAGCCGCCTTCCCCGCCGCCCATTATATCGGCATCTACGCCTTCAACGCCGCCCTCAAACTCTCCGGCCGCGCCGCCGAGCGCCCGGAACAGGCGGTGCGCCTCACCAACCGCCAGCGCCAGTGCCTGGCACTGGCAGCGCGCGGCAAGTCGGACTGGTCCATCGGGCAGCTGCTCACCCTCAGCCAGCAGACCGTTCACATGCACATCGAACTCGCCAAGAACCGCTATGGCGTCTCCTCGCGGGTGGAGGCGGTGGTGCGCGCCCTGTTTGACGGCGAGCTGGCCTTTGCCGATATACTGCGCGAGGAAGGCGCCAGCTTCCTCGCGGCCCTCGAATCCTCCCAAGTTCCCCCGCCCGGCGCATAAAGACCCCGGCAATACCCCTGACTAGACGTATCGACCCCCGGCTACCGGAATGGCGATTCTACCGGATGTCTTCGCCATCTGAAGGGGGGTCATCATGGTGCATGTCATCGATTGGCAGAATCGCGACCGGTTTACCGATGCGATTGAGCAGATCCATCGCCTGCGGAAGCAGGTGTTCATCGATTTCTTCAAGTGGGACCTGACCCACGTGAACGGTCTGGAATACGACCAGTTCGACACGCCCGACGCCTTCTACCTTTTCGACCAGGATCCCGAGACCGGCACGGTGCTCAGCAGCATGCGCCTGCTGCCCACCACCGGGCCGCACATGATGGACAGCCTGTTCTCCCATATGTGCGCGGTGGAATGGCCACGCGGACCGAACGTGCTTGAAGTCTCCCGGCTGCTCTACAACCCGATCCTGCAAGGCGCGGACGAGGAGACCATGCTGCGGACGCGCCGGCGCTTCGCCCTGGGCCTGCTCGAATTCTGCGAGCTTTGGGGCATCCGGGAGCTGGTCTTCGTCACCCACGCCAAGTTCCTGGCCCGCCTTGTCAACTACAACTGGGATATCCGCCCCCTCGGCCTGCCCACCATCGATGGCAGCCAGCAGGCCGCGGCCATGCGCCTGATCCTCACGCCCGAGACGCTTCCCAACCTGAGGACCCAGTTCAACCACTTCGAGCCGGTGCTTCAGTCCCACCCGGCCCGTCCGCGAAAGGCTGCCTGACCATGAGCATGGACATCACCCTTTCCGGAACCTGCGCCGCCGACGACACGGCGATCCAGCAGGCGGACTTCTCAACGGACACCATCGGGCACGACTACGCCGGAGAACTGTTCGGGCAGGGCTACACCATCGTCCGCAACGCCGTGACCGAGGAGATGATCGGCGCCGTGCGCGGGGAACTGGCGCGGCATCTGGAGGAGACCCCCTTCAGCGAGGGGGGACTTCTACGGCTGGCGCACCGTGCGGATCGGCGCGGTTCTGAACAAGTCGCGCACGAGCCACGCTCTTGCCACCCACCCGACCATCCTTGCCCTGGCGGAGGCCGCGCTGGCGGCTCACTGCGACTGGATACAGCTCAATCTCTCCCAGGTGATCGCCATTCATCCGGGCCAGCCGATGCAGGCTCCGCACCGCGACCAGGACATGTGGTACGGCGGGCCCAAGGGCGACATCGAATACCAGATCAACGTCATCTGGCCGCTCACCCCCTTCAGGCCGGAGAACGGCGGCACGGTGATCTGGCCGGGCAGCCACCGGCGGCAGGCGGAGGGAATCCTGCCGATGGAGGACTCCATCGCCGTGACAGCCAACCCCGGCGATGCGCTGGTCTATCTCGGCTCCACCCTGCACTGCGGCGGCGCCAACCGCACCGACATGCCGCGCGCGGGATTGGTCGTCAGCTACAGCCTGGGCTGGCTGAAATCCTACGAGAACAATTTCCTTGTTTACCCGCCCGAGGTGGCCCGCCACTTCTCGCCGGAAATCCAGGACCTTCTGGGCTACCGCATCCACCGGCCGAACCTTGGCAACTGCGAGGGCCAGTCGCCGGCCGTGCTGCTGCGGGATGGAAAGATAACGGGCGGAGCAAAGGACGAACTTCTGCCCGAGCAGGTTGAAAAACTGCGCGCCTGGCGAGAGGCCATGCGGGAGAAGTTCGGATTGTAATATTGCAGGGGACAAACCCACCCCGGCCCAGGAAATCAACCCTAGGCCGGGGATGGGCCTGCCTGATCCGGACCGCGGAGGCCTTAGGACGCTGTTTCCAGCGCCCGCTTCACGGAATCCCAGCGCGCGTGATCCAGACGCACCCGATCATAGACGCTGTTGACGAAGGTCCGCATCTCCGGGGCAAGCTGCTCGTTGGCGAGCACGCTCTCAAAATGCTCGCGCAGCACGTTCTCGCCCCGCTCCACCTCGGCGATGGCAGCCTTGGTGTCGCTCTGGAACAGGGAGCGAAGATTGAGAAAGCTGCGGTGGGCCGCCGCCGAGAACGAGCCCGACTCTTCCGGCTCGCCGCCGCGCATCGCCACCCGGCTCTGGAAATCCCGCACGATGGAGCGCCGCTCCTGGGCAAGCTGATGGAAGCTCGCCTTGACCGACGGATCCTTGGCGACATCGGCGGCTTCCTCATAGCCGTTCACGCTGTCGATCAATGTCTCGATGAGATCGTTGAGGGCGTCGATGTCATTGGTCCTGTTCTGCATGATCCGTCTCCTTGGCTTGACCATTTGTCTAACGCCCTCCCGGAAATCCGGTTTCACGTCCAAACCGAAAGAGACGCGCCCGCCTTCGGCTGGAGGGCGCGGATTCGCTGGCGTTCCGGTTAGCGGCGCTCAACCGTTGAAGCGGGAAAATCGGGAACTGGTCGAGGTTCGTCCTCGTTGTTAGAGCATCGGCGCGGAACGTGCCGATCCAGTAGGGAGAACGATGATGGCCGAGAACAAAGACCGTGGCACGTCCAATCGCGGCTTTGCGTCCATGGACGAAAACAAGCAGCGCGAGATCGCCAGCAAGGGCGGTCAAAGCGTGCCTCCTGAGAAGCGCAGCTTCTCGCAAGATCCGCAGCTCGCAGCCGAAGCCGGCCGCAAGGGTGGCCAGGCCAGCGGCGGCAACTTCGCCAATGATCCGGAACGGGCTTCCGAGGCCGGCCGGAAGGGCGGCCAGGCCAGCGGCGGCAATTTCGCCCATGACCGGCAGCGCGCAGCCGAAGCGGGCCGCAAGGGCGGCGAAGCCAGCCACGGCGGTGGCCAGCAGAGCCAGAAAAGTGGCCGCGAAAAGCAGCGCTGAGCCTCTTTTCCAAGAGGATAACTGACGCGCTTCGGCATCTCCCGACGCTCCTTGGCGGAGACGATTCAGGGAAAATGCCGCCCCTTAATACCATCAGGCGTTGGCCGGTTCGCGCCGGCTGCGCGCATCAACAGACAGGGCCGATCCTTACGGAGCGGCCCTGCCTTTTATCGTCCCGCCTTCCCGCGCAGCAGCCGGCCGGAGCAAACCGGGCCGGAACACAACAGCGCCGGCAACCGTTACACCTTGGATCGAAGCCAGAGAGGAACTGCCTGGCCATATCCTGATTTTCGCCCTTGTCGTCATTGCCGGTGCGTGGCGGCCGTTGCTTTGCGGGAACGCTGAATGTTCAAGACCGAGTTTTTCGAAGACGCCGAAAGGCTGCTGCGGGATCAGGCCGTCTGGTGGTTCACCAGCCAGCCCATTGAACTGCTCATCACCCTCGCCATTATCACGCTGCTGACGATCCTGCTCTACTCCTTCCTGTGCGCGATCGGCAGGCGCATCAAAGCCCAGAGCAACGGCGACATTCACAGCTGGCACGCGATCATCGGACGGCTTGTGCAGATGACCCGTTGGTGGTTTCTGGCCGCGCTCGGCCTCAGAGCCGCGATCGAAGTGCTGAGAACGCCGCCGTTCCTGGCGCGCACCATCGATGTCTTCTTCACCATCGCCTTTGTTCTTCAAGTGGCGATCTGGCTGCGCTACTTCATCCTCGCGGTGCTGACCCGCAAGGCCTATCAACACGACGACGGCGTCGACACCCTGGCCTCGGCCCTGTCGATCCTGCGCTTTCTCATCTCGCTGGTCATCTGGTTCGCCGCCTTCATTTTCATCCTCGACAACCTGGGCGTCGAGGTGACCACATTGCTGGCGGGCCTCGGCATCGGCGGCCTGGCGGTGGGCCTTGCCGCCCAGGGCATCGTCTCGGACCTGTTCGCCGCCCTCACGATCATCTTCGACAAGCCGTTCAAGCGCGGCGATTTCATTGTCTCGGGCGACACCATCGGCACGGTGGAGGACATCGGCCTCAAGAACGTTCGCATTAAGGCGCTGAGCGGCGAGCTGCTGATCGTGCCCAACAGCAAGCTGCTCTCCGAGCTTATCCACAATTACAAGGGGCCGTTCGAGCGGCGGATCGAACAGCGGTTCACCGTTGCACCGGATACGGATTTCCAGCGCCTGGAGCAGCTGACCGAGGATGTGCGGGAGATCATCCGCACCACCCCCAACTGCCGCCTCGACCGCTGCCACTTGCTCAACATGAGCCTTTATGGCTTCGAATATGAAATGATCTATTTCATCACCACGGACGACTACAACCTCTACATGGACGTGCGGCACGCCATCAACACCGCCATCCTCCGCAAGCTGGCGGCGGAGGATATCAAGCTCGCCAATGTCTACATTTTCCAGCTTCCGGGCGCGGCCCTGCCCGCCTGAAACCAACGGCGAACCGCAGCCGTTGGCCGCCTTCAGATTATCTCACCAAAAAGATGATTTTGCTGGGAACCCTATGACCCAAAGGGCGTTCTGATGTTTGCAAGGACGACATCCTGCCTTTGAGCCCTTGCAGACCCCCCTTCCCGGCCGCGAGCACGACCCGCCCCATTTAGTCGCGGCCGGGATCTTTTTTCTGCAGCTTTCCTGCGCGTCGTGCCCGCCAGCTGTCGCCGGGAGGCAGGCAGGCTGTCGTTCCGCATAGCGGCACCCTGCCCGTCCCCACCCGCCTGCTCGGGCGACGTTTTCCCCAACGAATCCGCTTTTTGCCAGCCTAGCGCACGGTCTGGAAGTTATCGGGATCGTATTTGGGCAGTTTCTCCAAATCGCTGCGGCTCTGCGCCTCAATGATAATGGTCTGGCTGCCCTGGCTGACCTGCAGCTTGTCGAGCGAGATCACGACATCCTGCTGGGGGCTGTCTTGTGCGCGGTCCAGCGTCAGGTGAGCATACTGGCGGCTGTCCCGAGAGACGAATTCCGAAATGGACCCCACCTGCTGCCCATCAAGGGTGGCAACGGGCCGCCCGACCAGCTGGCTGCGCTTGACGCCATCCTGCTTCAGGAACTCTTCCATCGGCTGGTAGCCCTGCGGGATACCAGCCGATGGCTCGATCGTGGCCGGCGACCGCGAAGGCGTCTCAGGCGCGCCGGGCGGCACCTTCGGCGTACCCGGTTCCGGCGTCGGCACGCCGGGCGGGGTTCCGGGCGTCACCGGACTGGTTCCTGCCGGCGTTTGATAGTCTCGCGTGCCGTTTGGCCCCGGAGTCTCGGGAACTGGCGGATCCTGCGCGGTGAGGGGGGCCTCGTCCTGCCGCCGGGATGTGGTGTCCTGAGCGCCCTGCGCCATGACTGGTTCTGAAAGCACGCACACCGCCGACGCAACAAGCAGAAGATGTCGCATAACGGTTCTCCCTGGCCCGGGTGTGGAAAAGAAAAGGCACGCTGGAACACACAGGACGCACGGCGGGGAACGCCACACAAACGAGCGCCCCGAACCCCAGTTCCGCAGCGGCAAACGCGGCGGGAACCGGTCGTTCTTCCGTCGCGTTGTAGCAACGACAGAACTTAACCACTCACTTCAGTGCAGGAGCTGTCCATGGCAACTCGGGATACCCTTCAGGACGGTGGCGACATGGCCACCCACGCCTCCCGCCTTCGGGAAGATGCGGCCAACCTGGCCGGCGCAACCGGCGCGGAAGTGCGCCGCAGCATGACTGCTGCCGCCGAGACGCTGGGCGACGCCGCCCGCCGCATGATGGACACCACGCGCACCTACAGCCGCGAGGGGCTGGAGAGGGTCAGCCATCAGGTTGAGGAACGCCCCATTTCCAGCATCGCCATTGCGGCGGGCGTGGGCTTCCTCATCGGCATGCTGATGCGCCGTTCATGATGCTGCGATGACGCAGATGACCAAGCGCAATTGGACTTCCCTCAGCATCGCCATTGCCGGTCTCATCATCGCCGTCGTCATCGGACTTGTGGGTATAGGGCTGGTCTTCTCGGCCCTATACCGCACAATTGCCGCGGAAACGGGGGTCGTGGCCGCCACATGGATCACAGCCGCTCTGCTGATCGTCCTCTCGATCATTGGCATGCTGGCCCTCATTCAATTCATACGAGCCAAACTGATCGAACGACAGATCGCCGAACAGAAAACCGACACCGGTGAATCCCACGGAGGACTCCTTGGCGGCGTCAACGCCATGAGTACCGCCAGCAACTTCATCCGCCGCTTCCCCGTGCCAGCCCTGGGCGTTGCCGTCGTTGCCGGCATTGTCTTCGCCAAAAGCCCCGCCGTGCGCCGCATGGTGTGGAAATCGGTTTTTCGCTTTTTCTAAAATTCCGGGGGACGCCCTGTCCCCTTTCCCGGACGGCCAGGCAAACCTACCCGCCCTTGCCGCGTTAGGCCCTGCGCGCATCTCATGCGCCGGCCGTTCCCTGCGCGCCCGTGCTGGGAAAATGGCTAAGCTGCCAGAAGACGGAACTCCCATTATTCGCGCAGCGTTCCTTCCCTGGCAGCGCAGCCGCTGGCCGCCTTGCGTTCATCCGCCCTGATCCGCGCCGCTGCGGTGTCCGTGGCAGGGCCGATCGCCCGTTCAATCCGCTCAGTTGCAAGGAATGCGTCTATGACCCGAGCGCCGGAGTATGACGAGCAGAAACGAACCGGTAATCCGCACAAGGACGCGGAACCTGGCATTCCCTCAACCCAGGCGAGCCAGGGGCGCATGCTTGGCGTGCAACGCTATGTCCTGTTCACTGGCATCGGCCTCGTCATCATCGGATTTGCCATCGCCTATTTTGCGGTTTTCGCATGAGCGGTGAAATGCCCGCAACGGGCCGTCCGGCCATTGCTGCAAACATGCCACACCCGTTGTCGAAAAAAGTCTCAGTCCGGTTTTATTGGCCCCGGCTCGGGGCGCCGCCCCGCCCCCAGGCGCGGCATTTATGAAATGCGGCAACGCTATAGCATTAATTTATTTCATGATTTTTTGAAAAAGGAGAGACAATCAGGGCCGGCCGCTCCCCGGAACATTCCAAAATATGGATCGTTGAAACCCACGCACTGACCGCTTTTGTTGCACAGGCGTGTCTTCCCCATTCCACATGTCTTGAGGAAACCAAGATGCGGAAATTTGTTCTCGCGACGACCAGTATCGTGGCCCTAAGCGGCTTCTCCATACCTGCGCTCGCGCAGGAAGGAGATCAAAGTCCCACATGGTACTATGGCATCAAAGGTGGCCTGACCCGCCCGCTCGATACCGATTTCGACCGGAATGATAATGGCGATTTCGCCTTCCGGGTCGACCCGAAGCTGGGCTGGGCCGTGTTGGGCAACGTTGGCTATGACATGGGGCGGATCCGCCTGGAAGCGGAGCTTGGCTACCAGCAATCCAAGGTGGATTCAGTCTGGATCGCCGAGCCGGGCCGCGCCTCCCCGCCGGGCGTCTACGATGATCCGGATGGCAAGACCAAGCTCTACACGGCCATGTTCAACGTGCTGTTCGACATCGTCGAATGGAAGGGCTTCGCCTTCTCGGCCGGCGGCGGCGCAGGCTATGGCATGGTGTCGATGAAGAACATCGCCGCCACCGACGGCGCTCCCGCCCTTCTGGACAAGGCCGACAAGGAATTCATGTGGCAGGCCATCGGCTCCGTCAGCATGCCGCTGAACGAGCGGATCGACCTGACCGCCGACTACCATTATCTCCAGACGACCAAGCTCGATTTCATCCCCGAAAATGGGGACGTGAAGGGCAAGTACAAGACCCACATGTTCCTGGTCGGCGCCCGCTTCAAGCTGGGCGGCGCTCAGGAGCCCGCGCCCGAGCCGGCTCCGCCGCCACCGCCGCCGCCCGCTCCGGAACCGGCTCCGCCGCCGCCTCCGCCGCCCCCGCCGCCTCCGCCGCCCGCTCCGGTCTCCGAAGCGCCGCTGATGGTATTCTTCGAGTTTGACTCGGCGCGCCTGACGCCTGAGGCCACGAGCGTGCTCCAGCAGGCCGTGGAGAAGTTCCGCCAGGGCGGCAACCCCTCCATCCAGGTGGAAGGCCACGCAGACCGCTCGGGTACTGACCAGTACAATGAAGGTCTGTCACGCCGTCGCGCCGATGCCGTCCGCTCTTACCTGCAGCGTCAGGGCATCCCTGCGGGCAGCATCACCGTTCAAGCGTTTGGCGAATCCCGGCCGCTCGTTGAAACGGCGGATGGTGTTCGCGAACCGCAGAACCGGCGCGTCGAAATCCGTACGCGTTAACAGCTGAGAACCTGAAATCGGCAGCCGGCTGCGGCCCATTCGATTTCAACAGAACACAGGGCCAACATGATGAAACGGATCACGAGCATTGCAATTGTTGCCGCTTGTTTCTTGCCGTCATGGCAGGCGGCTGCCGAGCAGGACAACCAGCAGATCGCGCTGGCGCAGTCAGGAGGGCAGGCGCCCGGCACGATAGCCACCCCGACCACTCCCCAGCCGCCGGCATCCGGGGCCACTCCGGCCCCACTGGAGGACAACCAGGCGCCGATGTCGGCCGCGACCTTCATCGAGAGGGCGCGCGCCGGCAACGCCTTCGAGATCGAGAGCAGCCGCCTGGCCGCGGACAAGGCGACCCAGCCGGCGCTCAAGACCTTCGCGCGCCTGATGATTGACGATCACAGCCGCGCCGACAAGCGGCTGGCAGGCTTGGCCGCCGACCGTGGGCAAGCTGAAGCTCCGGTGACCATGGAGCCGCGCCAGCAGCGCAGCATGGAATCCCTGCAAAATGCCACCGGCGCGGAGTTCGACCGGCTTTATGCCAGCGCACAGCTGGAGGCCCACCAAATGGCCGTCCAGCTCTACCAGAGCTACGCCGAGACGGGCACCGACGAGAAGTTGCGCGCCTTTGCCCGGGAAACCTTGCCGGTTCTCCAGGGCCACCTGAAGCAGATCCAAAATCTAAATCAGTGATATGATTTTTTGCTAGTCACGAAGCCGCTGCCTTCATCTGCCGGACCCAGAAGGCAGCGGCTTTCATTTTTGATGAACATTCAGCGGCTCCCCATCGTTATCCCTTGAGCTGGATCTGGACAGCGGCAGACTGATTGCATGAGCGCAGGCGGTCTGCGGTGTTTTTTGGTAGTTACGACCCAACCATTGACTGCGAGGAGGCCGGCCATGCCCCGCGGGGACAAGTCGGATTACACCGACAAGCAGAAACGCAAGGCTGAACACATCGAGGAAAGCTACGAGAAGCGTGGCGTATCAGAGGAGGAGGCGGAAAGGAGAGCCTGGGCAACCGTCAACAAACAGGATGGCGGCGGAAAACGCAGTTCTTCCTGAGATTTTTTGAGGAAAAACTTTGAGCGGGCGCGGCCCATGGCCGTAACCAACGCCTTTCCCCTAAGGCGAGGCGATTGTTGGATTATTTGTGCTTTGCCCCGCAAAACCGCCCCCAGGGCCAGCATGAACGCCAACTGAACAACATAAATATCTGATATAATTATATTTTTTATCAAGACATTAACGTGCCAAACTCCCATTTCGGGGGAACTTTTTCTCCCAGAGAATGTTTTAGCTGCGGTTAACCTTCTGGAGGCTGTTATGGGAAAGACTCTTCTCCCTCTGGGTTCGATTGTTGCGCTGATGCTTGTTGCCGCTTGCGACCAAGGTGCAAACCAGCAGGCTGGTACTGACACCGGAACGACAACGGACCAGACCACGACCACGGATCAGTCGGAAACGCAGGCTGAGACGTTGGAGAACCAAGCCGATCAGGTTCGCCAGCAGGCGGAGCAGCAGGCCGATACCCTGGAGGAGCAGGCCGACGTCGAGCGGGCTCAGCCCGATACTGGTACAACGACCACGCCGCCGTCCGACACCACCACGCAGCCGACCGGTCCGCAATAAGCGGCCCTGCGTTCCCGACCTTTCAAAGTGCTCCGGCTCTCATGAGGCGGGGCACTTTCATTTTCGGGCAGGGCATCGCCCTTCCCCTTCAAAGCCAAAGGCGGAACAGCCACGTTTCCGCGGCGTTTCGCTCTAGTGATGACAACCGATCCCATCCTTGACGCTCCTCGCGACATCCAAGAGCTGCATCGCTACAAACATATTCAGCAGGCGACGTGGCGGGCGCAGCGGGTTGGCTGGTGGGTTCTGGTGCTGATTACCTTGGCTGGCCTTGCGGGCCTGTTCGGAAACGGCCCCCTGGCCAAGACAAGCACCCGCCTGGGCCCCATCGAAGCGCAGTATGAGTTCATTCTCCGCCGCGAGGCCGATACGGTCATCACCTTCGACACGCCGGCGCCCGCCAGCGGCAGGGCCAGCCTGACCCTGCCCGCCAGCTATCTTGATGCCGTCAAGATTGCCAGCATCCAGCCGGAACCCCTGGCCGCCTATGCCAGCAAGGATGGACAGACCTTCATATTCGCAGCCCCCGAGGCGCGGACACGGATCAGACTGACCATTCGTCCGCGCCACATCGGATGGCTTGACTTCGCTCCCCAGATCAACGGGCACCCCCTGCCTCCCCGCTCTCCCCTGGTCCTGCCATGAGGTATCGGCCATGACCG from Pedomonas mirosovicensis includes these protein-coding regions:
- a CDS encoding GntR family transcriptional regulator; this encodes MTQNWREDQPIYRQIRDRIIDGILEGTFKEGEALPSVRTVAVELQVNPLTVSKAYQELQQAGVAEPRRGLGLFVMPGARRQLQSAERENFLSKEWPEIAARIRRLGLSLEDLLEAEGTQGGEQ
- a CDS encoding ABC transporter ATP-binding protein encodes the protein MIVEANGLAKRYGQIQALKPTSFSIPPGRIVGIIGPNGAGKSTLVNALLGLINHEGSLRVLDRDPLKDRASLMHEVSYIADVATLPRWIRVKDLLSIVEGIHPRFDRRKAEDRLARTTVRPTARVRELSKGMIVQLHLAIVLSIDARLLVLDEPTLGLDLINRRSFYDAILSDFFDETRSIIVTTHQVEEIEHVLTHVMMMRQGEVVLDASIDELSERFAAVDVPDSRKAEAEALRPVYSRRAIGRTSYVFDSAPQDRLAALGEPRRVSLADLFVATVQPKGEAE
- a CDS encoding LuxR family transcriptional regulator, whose translation is MDYYTRVCGFLEDIRAVRTEKELTRLVAQVLQEFGFRHYAIISHVDLLAPPQGAVRIIDYPQSWKERSAQQRYFADDPVLLTAQRMALPFTWEDIPRHLDLTRRQQAILEEARAAGLAHGYTVPIHVPGQVSGSCSFSYEAEAVDPAAFPAAHYIGIYAFNAALKLSGRAAERPEQAVRLTNRQRQCLALAARGKSDWSIGQLLTLSQQTVHMHIELAKNRYGVSSRVEAVVRALFDGELAFADILREEGASFLAALESSQVPPPGA
- a CDS encoding acyl-homoserine-lactone synthase, which produces MVHVIDWQNRDRFTDAIEQIHRLRKQVFIDFFKWDLTHVNGLEYDQFDTPDAFYLFDQDPETGTVLSSMRLLPTTGPHMMDSLFSHMCAVEWPRGPNVLEVSRLLYNPILQGADEETMLRTRRRFALGLLEFCELWGIRELVFVTHAKFLARLVNYNWDIRPLGLPTIDGSQQAAAMRLILTPETLPNLRTQFNHFEPVLQSHPARPRKAA
- a CDS encoding phytanoyl-CoA dioxygenase family protein; translation: MRIGAVLNKSRTSHALATHPTILALAEAALAAHCDWIQLNLSQVIAIHPGQPMQAPHRDQDMWYGGPKGDIEYQINVIWPLTPFRPENGGTVIWPGSHRRQAEGILPMEDSIAVTANPGDALVYLGSTLHCGGANRTDMPRAGLVVSYSLGWLKSYENNFLVYPPEVARHFSPEIQDLLGYRIHRPNLGNCEGQSPAVLLRDGKITGGAKDELLPEQVEKLRAWREAMREKFGL
- a CDS encoding PA2169 family four-helix-bundle protein, with amino-acid sequence MQNRTNDIDALNDLIETLIDSVNGYEEAADVAKDPSVKASFHQLAQERRSIVRDFQSRVAMRGGEPEESGSFSAAAHRSFLNLRSLFQSDTKAAIAEVERGENVLREHFESVLANEQLAPEMRTFVNSVYDRVRLDHARWDSVKRALETAS
- a CDS encoding con-10 family general stress protein, with protein sequence MAENKDRGTSNRGFASMDENKQREIASKGGQSVPPEKRSFSQDPQLAAEAGRKGGQASGGNFANDPERASEAGRKGGQASGGNFAHDRQRAAEAGRKGGEASHGGGQQSQKSGREKQR
- a CDS encoding mechanosensitive ion channel family protein produces the protein MFKTEFFEDAERLLRDQAVWWFTSQPIELLITLAIITLLTILLYSFLCAIGRRIKAQSNGDIHSWHAIIGRLVQMTRWWFLAALGLRAAIEVLRTPPFLARTIDVFFTIAFVLQVAIWLRYFILAVLTRKAYQHDDGVDTLASALSILRFLISLVIWFAAFIFILDNLGVEVTTLLAGLGIGGLAVGLAAQGIVSDLFAALTIIFDKPFKRGDFIVSGDTIGTVEDIGLKNVRIKALSGELLIVPNSKLLSELIHNYKGPFERRIEQRFTVAPDTDFQRLEQLTEDVREIIRTTPNCRLDRCHLLNMSLYGFEYEMIYFITTDDYNLYMDVRHAINTAILRKLAAEDIKLANVYIFQLPGAALPA